In a genomic window of Anas acuta chromosome 9, bAnaAcu1.1, whole genome shotgun sequence:
- the OTOS gene encoding otospiralin yields MFLKIYFSEEEGERKEIRLFFQKQQLAGKMKFIGFLFFCMLMNMLTDAQSIQEGDDLYREPVAMPYWPFSSSDFWSYVEYFRALGAYDRIDEMARALFAQLPMGSHLGYQLPGHEH; encoded by the exons ATGTTTCTAAAAATCTACTTTTCTGaagaagagggggaaagaaaggaaataag attattttttcagaaacagcagcttgcaggaaaaatgaaatttattggcttccttttcttctgtatgcTGATGAACATGCTAACAG ATGCCCAGTCAATTCAGGAAGGAGATG ATCTTTATCGGGAACCTGTAGCCATGCCCTACTGGCCCTTCTCCTCCAGCGACTTCTGGTCCTACGTGGAGTATTTCCGGGCGCTGGGCGCCTATGACAGGATCGACGAAATGGCCAGAGCCTTGTTCGCCCAGCTGCCCATGGGCAGCCACCTGGGCTACCAGCTGCCTGGCCACGAGCACTGA